A portion of the Sulfuriferula sp. AH1 genome contains these proteins:
- a CDS encoding alpha/beta hydrolase has translation MMNLLTILASFGLVIVAFHALIHWSLRAPRVVEQSTPEAMGLAYSETQILTTNDKQLYAWFIPAPGPELAPALVVLHGWGGNAETMLPLAAPLHRAGYALLFFDARSHGRSDIDTFSSMPRFAEDLDHALNQLKLLPGVDAKRIGVVGHSVGAAAALLAASRRDDLAAVVSIAAFTHPETVMRRLLAAWHVPYIPIGWYILHYVQHVIGYKFDDIAPLNTIGRIHCPVLLIHGTEDTTVPVSEAQALYSRRYSEADKLLLVSGSHDSYEDLDQQIGDMIDFLNDAMNV, from the coding sequence ATGATGAATTTACTAACGATTCTGGCAAGTTTCGGGTTAGTCATTGTGGCATTTCACGCCCTGATTCACTGGAGCCTGCGTGCGCCCAGAGTGGTGGAGCAATCCACGCCGGAAGCGATGGGATTGGCATATTCAGAAACGCAAATTTTAACCACCAACGACAAACAGCTTTACGCCTGGTTTATTCCGGCGCCAGGGCCGGAACTCGCACCAGCACTGGTTGTATTGCATGGATGGGGAGGCAATGCAGAGACGATGCTTCCCCTTGCCGCACCACTGCACCGTGCCGGCTACGCACTGCTGTTCTTCGATGCCCGCAGCCATGGCCGTAGCGACATAGACACCTTCTCGTCCATGCCCCGCTTCGCCGAGGATCTCGACCATGCATTAAACCAGCTTAAATTGCTGCCGGGAGTGGATGCTAAACGGATAGGCGTGGTCGGTCATTCCGTAGGGGCAGCCGCAGCCCTGCTTGCCGCTTCGCGCCGGGATGATCTGGCGGCCGTGGTCAGCATTGCCGCTTTTACACACCCTGAGACTGTCATGCGCCGCCTGCTTGCAGCCTGGCACGTGCCATACATCCCTATCGGCTGGTATATCCTGCATTACGTTCAGCACGTGATCGGCTACAAATTCGACGACATCGCACCACTCAACACCATCGGGCGCATCCACTGTCCAGTCTTGCTGATTCATGGCACCGAGGATACGACTGTCCCCGTGTCAGAAGCACAAGCGTTATATAGCAGGCGTTACAGCGAGGCGGACAAATTGCTTTTGGTGTCAGGCAGCCATGACAGTTACGAAGATTTGGATCAACAGATTGGTGACATGATCGATTTTCTCAACGATGCCATGAATGTTTAA
- a CDS encoding zinc ribbon domain-containing protein YjdM: MNNLPKCPKCNSEYTYEDGNMYVCPECAHEWSKDAVAESGDEQRVVKDAYGTVLQDGDAVTVIKDLKVKGSSSVVKVGTKVKSIRLVDGDHDIDCKIDGIGAMQLKSEFVKKA, translated from the coding sequence ATGAATAACTTGCCGAAATGCCCAAAATGCAATTCCGAATACACTTACGAAGACGGCAATATGTATGTTTGCCCGGAATGCGCGCATGAGTGGTCGAAGGATGCGGTAGCCGAGAGTGGCGATGAGCAGCGCGTGGTGAAAGATGCTTATGGCACGGTACTGCAGGACGGCGATGCGGTTACGGTGATCAAAGATCTGAAGGTCAAGGGTTCGTCATCGGTGGTGAAGGTGGGTACCAAGGTGAAAAGCATCCGTCTCGTCGATGGCGATCATGATATCGACTGTAAAATTGACGGCATTGGTGCAATGCAGTTGAAATCGGAGTTTGTTAAAAAGGCATAG